In a genomic window of Magnolia sinica isolate HGM2019 chromosome 14, MsV1, whole genome shotgun sequence:
- the LOC131225795 gene encoding lysophospholipid acyltransferase LPEAT2-like encodes MFLPNRDSSSQHDPLMKFRDCFQLITPQFLLESAHIMKQPLFQQACTTTINGCDDEGKGYITNQQVSELFNLFDSDNDGAVSSDNFMACLRRNPLLVALFASNSMHCGLIEGGKLVIA; translated from the exons ATGTTCTTGCCAAATCGAGATTCAAGCTCACAGCATGACCCATTGATGAAATTTCGAGATTGTTTCCAATTGATTACCCCACAGTTCTTGCTCGAATCAGCCCATATAATGAAGCAGCCATTGTTTCAGCAAGCCTGCACAACAACCATTAATGGTTGTGATGACGAAGGCAAGGGTTACATCACAAACCAACAG GTATCTGAGCTATTCAACTTGTTTGACAGTGACAATGATGGTGCTGTTAGTTCCGACAATTTCATGGCCTGCCTAAGAAGGAACCCACTGCTTGTTGCGCTCTTTGCTTCTAATTCGATGCATTGTGGCTTGATAGAAGGTGGAAAGCTAGTGATTGCATGA